The following proteins come from a genomic window of Pyxidicoccus sp. MSG2:
- a CDS encoding non-ribosomal peptide synthetase: MPTREELRNRRALLSESQRARLEQRLRGGTGGTTPPRIPRRSRPGPAPLSFAQQRLWFLEQVQPGEAGYNTVAALRLEGPLDSSALRWSFERLLARHDSLRTVFRQDGGQPVQRVSEAASVQWEEFERTAAGRAEESIREVAREQARRPFNLSEGPLLRVAVVRCDGCHGLVVTLHHIVSDGWSIGVLVQELAEFYRAFRRQEPARLPELPLQYPDFAVWQRERLEGAALDALLGWWRERLAGTSGVLELPLDRPRPAVLAARGASCPVVLPRALTAALQELSRREGGSLFMTLLAAFQVLLHRHSGSDDVLVGSPIANRPQPELEGLIGFFANTLVFRARFERGLTFRQLLARTRDEALGAYAHQDLPFERLVEELRPDRSLSRAPLFQVAFSLQQPPVLPTLDGVRASRVDVEEEVSPFELSLLLHEEEGEVRGSLEYNTALFEPATAARFAARYLTLLEAAAARPDTRVSALPLLTPDERCELARWNDTLGAVSDASTLDALVAAQAEKTPDAPAVSMRGQVLRYAELQARAAGLATELARRCAPGSRVAVCMDRSPEQVVSLLGILRAGCVCVPLDPGSPDERLAGILADAGAVLTLAEPHRAPRLRALGPAVLELEAASAPDSPAVPSRSLPDGAAFVLYTSGSTGRPKGVIVPHRGLVSQMRWMEGAFALGPRDVGLQKGGLGFVPSLCELFAPLCTGGRVVLADPAKSYDARHLMECVVDEGVTLLEVVPSVLELLLREEGIGRCASLRHVFSGGEPLPAALARRLHEALPLARLHNFYGATEVSGSMTWWPCEPTDTGQVPVGRAIANAEAYVLDEQLEPLPPGVWGEICVGGPVVSGGYLAAPDTTALKFVPDPFSGRAGARLYRTGDLGRFRADGALEVRGRIDTQVKIRGQRIEPGEIEAVLGRHPSVREVVVMAPPAPGSGEPRLCAWFVPQGPRPTSGELRRFLKERLPSYMVPESFVALDAMPLSPNGKVDRRRLPEPAAQDGDTQAEPVAPRSPLEQRIADVWSRVLGASRVGVFDDFFSLGGHSLRAAEVVSRLRSELQVDVPITAVFEHPTIAALAASLADAAPAGTSAGPPLTRVHRDGPLPLSFAQAQTLADERAGTQNLIPLSVRLRGALDAAALERALEALVRRHEILRTTYRRGDGGDVQVIHPAPAFRMERESLADLPPDAREREVQRSADAWHGVPFDLEREVPLLRAKLLELGTTEHVLLLATHRMAYDGQSLNVLIGELAAGYEAFAAGRAPSLPEPHVQYADFASWQRARFTGELATRRLAAWTARLAEARPTRLPADLPPSDAPRPGRLALPLPGELVAALEALGTRQGATLFRVGLAALAALLARGTGQERVWIGCPSASRDHLELEGLLGRFANVLVLGVDVSGDPSANELLRRTGEAFIEARAQEVPSALLREHVFPGGVPPFTTTFNVLNQLARPLGAFEVGSIAVEALEAPPESSEYDLGFTFEPRASLELVLDYRADRFQEDTARRLASSLVALLQGFAREPERPLSSLLAGVAAPARR, from the coding sequence ATGCCCACCCGCGAAGAGCTCCGGAACCGACGGGCCCTGCTGTCCGAGTCACAGCGCGCCCGCCTGGAACAGCGCCTCCGCGGGGGAACCGGGGGCACCACGCCGCCGCGCATCCCCCGGCGTTCGCGTCCGGGCCCCGCGCCGCTCTCCTTCGCGCAGCAGCGGCTCTGGTTCCTCGAGCAGGTGCAGCCGGGCGAGGCGGGCTACAACACCGTGGCCGCGCTGCGCCTCGAAGGGCCGCTCGATTCGAGTGCGCTCAGGTGGAGCTTCGAGCGGCTGCTCGCCAGGCATGACAGCCTGCGCACCGTCTTCCGTCAGGACGGCGGGCAGCCCGTCCAGCGCGTGTCCGAGGCCGCCTCCGTCCAGTGGGAGGAGTTCGAGCGCACCGCCGCGGGCCGCGCGGAGGAGTCCATCCGGGAAGTGGCCCGCGAGCAGGCCCGGCGGCCCTTCAACCTCTCCGAGGGCCCACTGCTGCGGGTGGCGGTGGTGCGCTGCGACGGGTGTCACGGCCTGGTCGTCACGCTGCACCACATCGTGTCGGACGGCTGGTCCATTGGAGTGCTGGTGCAGGAGCTGGCGGAGTTCTACCGCGCCTTCCGCCGTCAGGAGCCGGCGCGGCTGCCGGAGCTGCCCCTCCAGTACCCGGACTTCGCGGTGTGGCAGCGCGAGCGGCTGGAGGGCGCCGCGCTCGACGCGCTCCTGGGCTGGTGGCGCGAGCGGCTCGCCGGCACGAGCGGAGTGCTGGAGCTGCCCCTGGACCGACCCCGGCCGGCGGTGCTCGCCGCGCGGGGCGCCAGCTGCCCCGTGGTGCTCCCGCGGGCGCTGACCGCCGCCCTCCAGGAGCTGTCGCGCCGTGAGGGCGGCTCGCTCTTCATGACGCTGCTGGCGGCCTTCCAGGTGCTGCTGCACCGCCACTCCGGCAGCGACGACGTGCTGGTGGGCTCGCCCATCGCCAACCGGCCCCAGCCGGAGCTGGAAGGGCTGATCGGCTTCTTCGCCAACACGCTCGTCTTCCGCGCGCGCTTCGAGCGTGGGTTGACGTTCCGGCAGTTGCTGGCCCGGACCCGCGACGAGGCGCTCGGCGCGTACGCGCACCAGGACCTTCCCTTCGAGCGGCTCGTCGAGGAGCTGCGGCCGGACCGGAGCCTCAGCCGCGCCCCGCTCTTCCAGGTCGCGTTCTCCCTCCAACAGCCGCCGGTGCTGCCCACGCTGGACGGCGTGCGCGCGTCGCGGGTGGACGTGGAGGAAGAGGTGTCGCCCTTCGAGCTGTCGCTGCTTCTCCACGAGGAGGAGGGCGAGGTGCGTGGTTCGCTCGAATACAACACCGCGCTATTCGAGCCGGCCACCGCCGCGCGGTTCGCGGCGCGCTACCTCACACTCCTCGAGGCGGCCGCCGCGCGCCCGGACACGCGCGTCAGCGCCCTGCCCCTGTTGACGCCCGATGAGCGGTGCGAGCTGGCACGCTGGAACGACACGCTGGGCGCGGTCAGCGACGCCTCGACGCTCGACGCCCTCGTGGCCGCACAGGCCGAGAAGACGCCGGACGCTCCCGCCGTGAGCATGCGGGGCCAGGTGCTCCGGTACGCGGAGCTCCAGGCGCGGGCGGCGGGGCTCGCCACGGAGCTGGCGCGCCGCTGCGCTCCCGGCTCCCGAGTGGCGGTGTGCATGGACCGGTCGCCGGAGCAGGTGGTGTCGCTGCTCGGAATCCTCCGCGCGGGGTGCGTCTGCGTGCCTCTGGACCCGGGCTCGCCGGACGAGCGGCTCGCGGGAATCCTCGCGGACGCGGGCGCGGTACTCACCCTCGCCGAACCCCACCGGGCCCCGAGGCTCCGTGCACTGGGCCCGGCCGTCCTGGAGCTGGAGGCAGCGTCTGCTCCCGACTCTCCCGCCGTCCCGTCCCGCTCCCTGCCGGACGGCGCGGCCTTCGTCCTCTACACTTCCGGCTCCACCGGGCGCCCCAAGGGCGTCATCGTCCCGCACCGCGGGCTGGTGTCGCAGATGCGCTGGATGGAGGGCGCCTTCGCGCTGGGCCCCCGGGACGTGGGCCTGCAGAAGGGGGGCCTGGGCTTCGTGCCGTCGCTGTGCGAGCTGTTCGCGCCCCTGTGCACGGGCGGCCGCGTGGTGCTGGCGGACCCGGCGAAGAGCTACGACGCGCGACACCTGATGGAATGTGTCGTCGACGAGGGCGTCACCCTGCTGGAGGTGGTGCCGTCGGTGCTGGAGCTGCTCTTGCGCGAGGAGGGCATCGGCCGCTGCGCGTCGCTCCGGCACGTCTTCTCCGGGGGCGAGCCGCTGCCCGCCGCGCTGGCCCGGCGACTCCACGAGGCGCTGCCCCTGGCGCGGCTGCACAACTTCTACGGCGCCACCGAGGTCAGCGGCTCCATGACGTGGTGGCCCTGCGAGCCGACGGACACGGGGCAGGTGCCGGTGGGCCGCGCCATCGCCAATGCCGAGGCGTACGTGCTCGACGAGCAGTTGGAGCCACTGCCGCCCGGCGTCTGGGGAGAAATCTGCGTCGGCGGCCCGGTGGTGTCCGGGGGCTACCTCGCGGCGCCGGACACCACGGCCCTGAAGTTCGTGCCGGACCCCTTCTCCGGGCGCGCGGGCGCGCGGCTGTACCGCACGGGCGACCTCGGGCGCTTCCGGGCGGACGGCGCGCTGGAGGTGCGCGGCCGCATCGACACCCAGGTGAAGATTCGCGGGCAGCGCATCGAGCCCGGGGAAATCGAAGCGGTGCTCGGGCGCCACCCGTCCGTGCGGGAGGTGGTGGTGATGGCCCCGCCCGCGCCGGGCTCGGGCGAGCCGCGGCTGTGCGCCTGGTTCGTCCCGCAGGGGCCGCGCCCCACCTCCGGCGAGCTGCGCCGCTTCCTGAAGGAGCGGCTGCCGTCGTACATGGTGCCGGAGTCCTTCGTGGCGCTGGATGCCATGCCCCTGTCGCCCAATGGCAAGGTGGACCGGCGCAGACTGCCGGAGCCCGCGGCACAGGACGGCGACACCCAGGCCGAGCCCGTGGCGCCGCGCTCCCCGCTGGAGCAGCGCATCGCGGACGTCTGGTCGCGGGTGCTCGGCGCCTCGCGTGTGGGCGTGTTCGACGACTTCTTCTCCCTGGGCGGACACTCGCTGCGCGCGGCCGAGGTGGTGTCACGGCTGCGGAGCGAGCTCCAGGTGGACGTGCCCATCACCGCCGTCTTCGAGCACCCCACCATCGCCGCCCTCGCCGCGAGCCTGGCGGACGCGGCCCCGGCGGGCACGTCCGCCGGCCCTCCGCTCACGCGCGTCCACCGCGACGGCCCCCTGCCCCTCTCCTTCGCGCAGGCGCAGACCCTCGCCGACGAGCGCGCCGGCACGCAGAACCTCATCCCGCTCTCCGTGCGGCTGCGCGGCGCGCTGGATGCCGCGGCGCTCGAGCGCGCGCTGGAGGCGCTGGTGCGGCGGCACGAAATCCTCCGCACCACGTACCGCCGCGGGGACGGCGGAGACGTCCAGGTCATCCACCCGGCCCCGGCGTTCCGGATGGAGCGCGAGTCCCTGGCCGACCTGCCCCCGGACGCGCGCGAGCGCGAGGTCCAGCGAAGCGCCGACGCGTGGCACGGCGTGCCGTTCGACCTGGAGCGCGAGGTGCCCCTGCTCCGGGCGAAGCTGCTGGAGCTGGGCACGACGGAGCACGTGCTGCTGCTCGCCACGCACCGGATGGCCTATGACGGCCAGTCGCTCAACGTGCTCATCGGCGAGCTGGCCGCCGGCTACGAGGCCTTCGCCGCCGGCCGCGCCCCCTCCCTACCCGAGCCCCACGTCCAGTACGCGGACTTCGCCTCGTGGCAGCGCGCGCGCTTCACCGGAGAGCTGGCGACGCGGCGGCTCGCCGCGTGGACGGCGCGCCTCGCGGAGGCCCGGCCCACCCGGCTGCCGGCGGACCTGCCCCCTTCCGATGCCCCGAGGCCCGGGCGCCTGGCCCTGCCCCTTCCCGGGGAGCTGGTGGCGGCGCTCGAGGCGCTGGGCACGCGCCAGGGCGCGACGCTGTTCCGCGTGGGCCTGGCGGCGCTGGCCGCATTGCTGGCGCGCGGCACCGGGCAGGAGCGCGTCTGGATTGGCTGCCCGTCCGCATCCAGGGACCACCTGGAGCTGGAGGGCCTGCTGGGGCGCTTCGCCAACGTGCTGGTGCTGGGCGTGGACGTCTCCGGCGACCCGAGCGCCAACGAGCTGCTGCGCCGCACGGGCGAGGCCTTCATCGAGGCCCGCGCGCAGGAGGTCCCCTCGGCGCTCCTGCGCGAGCACGTCTTCCCCGGCGGCGTCCCCCCCTTCACCACCACCTTCAACGTGCTCAACCAGCTGGCCCGGCCGCTGGGGGCCTTCGAAGTGGGGAGCATCGCCGTCGAGGCGCTGGAGGCCCCGCCGGAGTCGAGCGAGTACGACCTGGGCTTCACCTTCGAGCCGCGTGCGTCGCTGGAGCTCGTGCTGGACTACCGGGCCGACCGCTTCCAGGAGGACACGGCGCGGCGCCTGGCCTCGTCGCTGGTGGCGCTGCTCCAGGGATTCGCGCGGGAGCCGGAGCGCCCGCTGTCGTCATTGCTGGCCGGAGTGGCGGCGCCCGCGCGCCGTTGA
- a CDS encoding MATE family efflux transporter produces the protein MTPATQDSGFTWEQRPWRELVRLAVPTALSSLSYSLMTLMDTLFVSRLGADSLAGVALGGTASFVLLSFWFGAFRATKTLVAQARGAGREHDASTQAGLGVLTALLAGVASILLGHGVASLLPRLSGSVEAGQHAAQYLRTVSFGAPMVLLTVALGEVRLGSGDAVTPLRAAFVGNALNLILAWLLIFRAGLGVTGAALATVIANTVETAWLARVQARAGLAFRALRREHFSQFLRLGLPSGVQALLELGAYGLMAAMIAPLGAAPLAAHQLVSQLLRFLGLPVIAIAESAAVMAGQAVGAGRLALVRRVTSRAFALTGTITLGVALTLALGSSALAAAASNDVPVRELAFQLLWLGAAVQVAGGANAVATGVLRGTGDATVPALSGIVTAWLGAPLLMWLLGYRLGWGVAGGWLGLLIENVACASFLGFRLWSGGWRRAPTRVTSAPAA, from the coding sequence GTGACTCCAGCAACGCAAGACAGCGGCTTCACCTGGGAGCAGCGGCCGTGGCGCGAGCTGGTGCGACTCGCGGTGCCAACGGCGCTCTCCTCCCTGTCCTACAGCCTGATGACGCTGATGGACACGCTGTTCGTCTCGCGGCTCGGCGCGGACTCGCTCGCGGGCGTCGCGTTGGGAGGGACGGCGTCCTTCGTCCTGCTCTCCTTCTGGTTCGGTGCGTTCCGCGCCACCAAGACGCTGGTGGCCCAGGCGCGAGGCGCGGGCCGGGAGCACGACGCCTCCACACAGGCCGGCCTGGGCGTCCTCACGGCGCTCCTCGCGGGCGTGGCGAGCATCCTGCTGGGACATGGCGTGGCGTCGCTGCTGCCGCGCCTCTCTGGCTCGGTCGAGGCGGGCCAGCACGCGGCGCAGTACCTGCGCACCGTGTCATTCGGTGCGCCCATGGTGCTGCTCACCGTCGCGCTCGGAGAGGTGCGCCTGGGCTCGGGTGATGCCGTGACGCCGTTGCGCGCGGCCTTCGTGGGCAACGCGCTCAACCTCATCCTCGCCTGGCTGCTCATCTTCCGAGCCGGACTGGGCGTGACGGGCGCGGCGCTCGCCACGGTCATCGCCAACACCGTCGAGACAGCCTGGCTGGCCCGGGTGCAGGCGCGCGCCGGACTGGCGTTCCGCGCCCTGCGCCGCGAGCACTTCTCCCAGTTCCTGCGCCTGGGGCTGCCCAGCGGCGTGCAGGCCCTCCTGGAGCTGGGCGCCTATGGGCTGATGGCGGCGATGATTGCCCCCCTGGGCGCGGCGCCCCTGGCCGCGCACCAGTTGGTGTCCCAGTTGCTGCGCTTCCTCGGGCTGCCGGTGATTGCCATCGCCGAGTCCGCCGCGGTGATGGCGGGACAGGCCGTGGGCGCGGGCCGGCTGGCCCTGGTCCGCCGCGTGACGTCCCGCGCATTCGCACTCACCGGCACCATTACCCTGGGCGTCGCGCTCACGCTCGCGCTGGGCAGCTCCGCGCTGGCAGCGGCCGCCTCGAACGACGTGCCCGTCCGCGAGCTCGCGTTCCAGTTGCTCTGGCTGGGCGCCGCCGTGCAGGTGGCGGGGGGCGCCAACGCCGTCGCCACCGGCGTGCTGCGCGGCACCGGTGATGCCACCGTCCCCGCCCTCAGCGGCATCGTCACCGCATGGCTCGGTGCGCCGTTGCTGATGTGGCTGCTCGGCTACCGGCTGGGCTGGGGCGTCGCGGGCGGATGGCTCGGGCTGCTCATCGAAAACGTCGCATGCGCATCGTTCCTGGGCTTCCGCCTCTGGAGCGGAGGCTGGCGGCGCGCACCCACCCGGGTCACAAGCGCACCTGCCGCGTGA
- the speB gene encoding agmatinase, whose product MQQTLGEYLRHGQIPFLRLPLADFTRGEAVYEGASAVFIGVTYDGGTTYQPGARFAPYHVRRASASVELGRLSHASPEGGALARALDGGNVPLPLLSAEGMRAAVEAEVTRIVTSGATPFVVGGDHSVTLPVLRAVARKHGPIALVHVDAHSDMAEGGMMLGEERHHGTTIRHALAEGLIARGQLHQIGIRHSGDPDLIREHGATEYRIEDVEDRGIPAILAEVRERLGQHPVYLTFDIDAVDPAFAPGTGTPVAGGLSSREALRLVRSLAGCRLVGMDVVEVLPALDQSDVTSLLAAQLLLEAVALLP is encoded by the coding sequence ATGCAACAGACCCTCGGCGAGTACCTGCGGCACGGACAGATTCCCTTCCTGAGGCTCCCCCTCGCGGACTTCACACGCGGCGAGGCCGTGTATGAGGGCGCTTCCGCGGTCTTCATCGGCGTCACCTACGATGGCGGGACGACCTATCAGCCCGGAGCCCGCTTCGCGCCGTACCACGTGCGCCGCGCGAGCGCTTCGGTGGAGCTGGGACGGCTGTCGCACGCATCACCTGAGGGCGGAGCCCTGGCGCGGGCGCTCGACGGTGGGAACGTGCCCCTGCCGCTGCTCAGCGCGGAGGGGATGCGCGCCGCCGTGGAGGCCGAGGTAACGCGAATCGTCACCAGCGGCGCGACGCCCTTCGTGGTGGGCGGAGACCACTCGGTGACGCTGCCGGTGCTGCGCGCGGTGGCGCGCAAGCACGGGCCCATTGCCCTGGTCCATGTGGATGCGCACTCCGACATGGCCGAGGGCGGCATGATGCTGGGTGAAGAGCGACATCACGGCACCACCATCCGCCATGCGCTCGCGGAGGGGCTCATCGCCCGGGGACAGCTCCACCAGATTGGCATCCGGCACTCGGGGGACCCCGACCTCATCCGCGAGCACGGTGCCACCGAGTACCGCATCGAGGACGTGGAGGACCGGGGCATCCCGGCCATCCTCGCGGAGGTGCGCGAGCGCCTCGGCCAGCATCCGGTCTACCTCACGTTCGACATCGACGCGGTGGACCCTGCCTTCGCGCCGGGGACGGGGACGCCCGTGGCCGGAGGACTTTCCTCGCGTGAGGCGCTCCGCCTCGTCCGCTCGCTGGCCGGCTGCCGCCTGGTGGGCATGGACGTGGTCGAGGTCCTTCCCGCGCTGGACCAGTCCGACGTCACGTCGCTCCTCGCCGCGCAGCTGCTGCTCGAAGCCGTCGCCCTCCTTCCCTGA
- a CDS encoding methyltransferase domain-containing protein: MSSAAVHAHHPAWRCPNCKGALSGEEAAFTCDGCGDRFPRLGTVPVLVPDPGAYIARNAVALARYVGGLQMLLARGEQLEQEQPFRKSAMEQARRALTADLELASEQLFGLAAYADTASLIRLAADPPPQAPGLPFGESWGPAMTGFLRADWGGTPDGEKQIAAIRGELVRSVEKHARRRGTAALLGAGTGRFVHELSGHFEATFGVDLCLAYVDWYHRLLRGPLHLWELNYPQLGGDTVATPIEAKLTQEAAARMDARSLAVADALHLPVADGSLSAAISVHFTDCVPARALLEELRRVLEPDGLFVSYGPLLYRGVEDPADWLTPSEWKHLFAEARMELLEERWLDLPYWQGMERAIQTTHRVWSFTLRKLP, translated from the coding sequence ATGTCTTCCGCCGCCGTCCACGCCCACCACCCCGCCTGGCGCTGCCCCAACTGCAAGGGAGCCCTCTCGGGTGAGGAAGCTGCCTTCACCTGCGATGGCTGCGGGGACCGCTTCCCCCGCCTGGGCACGGTGCCCGTGCTCGTCCCGGACCCGGGGGCGTACATCGCTCGCAACGCGGTGGCGCTCGCGCGCTACGTCGGGGGACTGCAGATGCTCCTGGCGCGCGGGGAGCAGCTCGAGCAGGAGCAGCCCTTCCGCAAGAGCGCCATGGAGCAGGCTCGGCGCGCGCTGACGGCGGACCTGGAGCTGGCGAGCGAGCAGCTCTTCGGGCTGGCCGCGTATGCGGACACCGCGTCGCTCATCCGGCTCGCGGCGGATCCCCCGCCCCAGGCTCCGGGCCTTCCGTTCGGCGAGTCGTGGGGCCCGGCGATGACGGGCTTCCTCCGCGCGGACTGGGGCGGAACCCCGGACGGTGAGAAGCAGATTGCCGCCATTCGTGGCGAGCTGGTGCGCTCCGTGGAGAAGCATGCCCGCCGTCGGGGCACCGCCGCGCTGCTGGGCGCCGGCACGGGCCGCTTCGTGCACGAGCTGTCCGGCCACTTCGAGGCCACGTTCGGTGTCGACCTCTGCCTGGCCTACGTGGACTGGTACCACCGGCTCCTCCGGGGCCCGCTGCACCTGTGGGAGCTGAACTACCCGCAGCTCGGAGGCGACACCGTCGCCACGCCCATCGAGGCGAAGCTGACGCAGGAGGCCGCGGCCCGGATGGACGCGCGGAGCCTGGCGGTGGCGGATGCGCTGCACCTGCCCGTGGCGGACGGCTCGCTCTCGGCGGCCATCTCGGTCCACTTCACGGACTGCGTGCCGGCCCGCGCGCTGCTGGAAGAGCTGCGCCGCGTGCTGGAGCCGGACGGACTCTTCGTGAGCTACGGGCCGCTCCTGTACCGGGGCGTCGAGGACCCCGCGGACTGGCTCACCCCCTCGGAGTGGAAGCACCTCTTCGCCGAGGCGCGGATGGAGCTGCTCGAGGAGCGATGGCTGGACCTGCCGTACTGGCAGGGCATGGAGCGGGCCATCCAGACGACGCACCGGGTGTGGAGCTTCACGCTCCGGAAGCTGCCCTGA